A single Clostridia bacterium DNA region contains:
- the hypB gene encoding hydrogenase nickel incorporation protein HypB, with amino-acid sequence MTQIQVEKKVLNENQRLAEELRAKFREHNVLTLNIISSPGSGKTSILERTLESFDKSKRVVVLTGDIQTENDAKRLARFGFPVKQIVTGGTCHLDAKMIEKHLADWPLKNIDLLFIENVGNLVCPSSYDLGEHAKIVMLSVTEGEDKPLKYPSIFAKSELMILNKVDLLPYVPFDAELAKQNARAVHPGMEIVEVSCTKGDGLTQWMEWLDRKAAATFRAQETTA; translated from the coding sequence ATGACCCAGATACAGGTTGAGAAGAAGGTACTGAATGAAAATCAGAGGCTAGCCGAAGAGTTACGCGCGAAATTCCGTGAGCATAACGTGCTGACGCTGAACATCATCAGCTCGCCTGGTTCTGGAAAAACCTCGATCCTGGAGCGTACGCTGGAGTCCTTCGACAAGAGCAAGCGTGTGGTCGTCCTGACAGGCGATATCCAGACGGAGAATGACGCGAAGCGGTTGGCGCGCTTCGGCTTTCCGGTGAAGCAGATCGTGACCGGCGGAACTTGCCACCTGGACGCGAAGATGATCGAGAAGCACCTTGCCGACTGGCCGCTGAAAAATATCGATCTGCTGTTCATCGAGAACGTCGGGAACCTCGTCTGCCCGTCTTCGTATGACCTTGGCGAGCACGCGAAGATCGTGATGCTGAGCGTGACGGAGGGGGAAGACAAGCCGCTGAAGTATCCGTCGATCTTCGCCAAGTCGGAGTTGATGATCCTGAACAAGGTCGATTTGCTCCCGTACGTGCCGTTCGATGCGGAGTTGGCGAAGCAGAATGCGCGTGCGGTGCATCCGGGCATGGAGATCGTGGAGGTTTCCTGCACGAAGGGTGACGGCCTGACACAGTGGATGGAATGGCTCGACCGCAAAGCGGCGGCCACGTTCAGAGCGCAGGAGACGACGGCGTAA
- a CDS encoding PIG-L family deacetylase codes for MSATEPLPQDSGDAGLRQMLLRLSTTGRLLHITAHPDDEDGGMLTLESRGKGVTAMLLTLNRGEGGQNKTGSSFFDELGALRTLELLAADRYYGVEQRFTRVADFGFSKSAAETFEKWRGHDVALADIVRVIRTFRPDVIVSRFQGSTRDGHGHHEAAGILSREAFDAAGDPKRFPEQISEGLRPWQAKKLYVDNVRESEDWTVRFDTGEMSPALGMSYRQFAMQGLRHQLSQGADAWRATAGPHMTFYKLVASTLPSTTGPDGHERDLFDGIDTSVKGLASAAGPEAARVANLSRTLQQIDDLVRQASSAGDQVSAASHLLTGLKLTNELMDGVRNSAVSVGVRRELLTELATKQYQFEEAAQLALGISLRAMLDPTRGTEIVVPGETFTVRVILEPGPQSQSVRATDMRLELPDGWRWNRLASTDGNANSAVFEVSVPRDAAFTRPYYHRTDPERDTVYSLDDPEYVTLPMIPPPVRVRAVYEFAGQAAALSSTLQAQVTAADGTKELRTVAVAPPFSLTVEPAMLVVPLGSQGPVEVSVDVRSNLENVADAVLKLHAPQGWRVQPISHGVTFERRGENKRFRFYLFPESEREARFDVRATLEHQGRDYEQGYTVLGRADIGTAYYYHPAVQRVSIVDVKLPKYLQVGYVMGAGDGIPEVLRQVGMDVKMISPQELAGGDLHKYGTIVLGVRAYDTRDDVRRNNKRLLDYVANGGTLVVQYNSGVADFNGGNFTPYPAKLGRDRVTVEEAPMELLDPGDDVFDFPNELTQRDFQGWVQERGLYFMSEWDERLHPLLASHDPGEQPLQGGLLRASYGHGTYIYTGLSFFRQLPSGVPGAVRLFVNLMSAGHESGR; via the coding sequence GTGTCTGCGACCGAACCGCTGCCGCAGGACAGCGGCGATGCAGGCCTTCGGCAGATGCTCTTACGCCTAAGCACGACCGGACGGCTGCTGCATATCACGGCGCATCCTGACGATGAAGATGGCGGAATGCTCACGCTGGAGTCGCGCGGCAAGGGCGTGACGGCCATGCTGCTCACGCTCAATCGCGGCGAGGGTGGACAGAACAAAACGGGCAGCAGCTTCTTCGACGAACTGGGTGCGCTGCGAACGCTTGAGTTGCTCGCCGCTGATCGTTACTACGGAGTGGAGCAGCGGTTTACGCGAGTGGCTGACTTCGGCTTCTCGAAAAGCGCGGCGGAGACATTCGAGAAATGGCGCGGGCACGATGTGGCGCTCGCGGACATAGTGCGCGTCATTCGAACCTTCCGTCCGGACGTGATCGTAAGCCGATTCCAGGGATCGACGCGAGACGGGCACGGACATCACGAGGCGGCCGGCATCCTCTCGCGCGAGGCGTTCGATGCGGCGGGTGATCCGAAGCGATTTCCCGAGCAGATCAGCGAAGGTCTCAGGCCGTGGCAGGCCAAGAAGCTGTACGTGGACAACGTCCGCGAGAGCGAAGACTGGACGGTGCGCTTCGATACGGGCGAAATGTCTCCGGCGCTGGGAATGAGCTATCGACAGTTCGCAATGCAGGGGTTGCGACATCAGCTGTCGCAAGGTGCGGATGCGTGGCGCGCCACGGCGGGCCCGCACATGACCTTCTACAAACTTGTCGCTTCAACGCTCCCATCCACGACTGGCCCGGATGGACATGAGCGCGATCTGTTCGATGGCATCGATACCAGCGTGAAGGGCCTCGCATCGGCTGCGGGACCGGAAGCTGCGCGGGTTGCGAATCTTTCGAGGACGCTGCAGCAAATCGACGACTTAGTACGACAAGCGTCGTCGGCAGGGGACCAGGTGAGTGCCGCCTCGCACTTGCTCACGGGATTGAAGCTGACGAATGAACTTATGGACGGCGTGCGGAATTCGGCGGTGTCGGTGGGCGTCCGCCGCGAGCTCCTGACAGAATTGGCAACGAAGCAGTATCAGTTCGAAGAGGCTGCGCAGTTGGCACTGGGGATTTCGTTGCGAGCGATGCTTGACCCCACGCGCGGGACGGAAATCGTCGTTCCCGGCGAGACGTTCACGGTCCGCGTGATCTTGGAGCCGGGACCGCAATCACAGTCTGTGCGAGCGACAGACATGCGTCTGGAACTGCCGGATGGATGGCGTTGGAACCGCCTTGCATCTACCGATGGCAATGCGAACTCGGCTGTATTCGAGGTGAGCGTGCCGCGCGATGCGGCCTTTACTCGGCCGTACTATCACCGCACGGACCCTGAGCGCGACACGGTGTACAGCCTCGACGACCCTGAATACGTGACTTTGCCGATGATCCCACCCCCGGTTCGAGTGCGTGCCGTGTACGAGTTCGCTGGGCAGGCTGCTGCGCTGAGCAGCACATTGCAGGCTCAAGTCACGGCCGCAGACGGCACGAAGGAGCTGCGGACGGTTGCAGTCGCGCCTCCGTTTTCGTTGACCGTAGAGCCCGCGATGCTGGTCGTGCCGCTCGGTTCTCAAGGTCCTGTAGAAGTCTCGGTCGATGTTCGCAGCAATCTGGAGAACGTTGCCGATGCGGTGCTCAAGCTGCACGCGCCGCAGGGGTGGCGTGTTCAACCCATTTCCCACGGCGTCACGTTCGAGCGTCGCGGCGAAAACAAGCGTTTCAGATTCTATCTTTTTCCGGAATCTGAGCGCGAGGCGCGCTTCGACGTGCGAGCTACGTTGGAGCACCAGGGACGCGATTACGAGCAGGGATACACAGTGCTGGGCAGGGCCGACATCGGCACCGCGTACTACTATCACCCGGCCGTACAGCGAGTCAGCATTGTGGATGTGAAGCTTCCGAAGTATCTGCAAGTGGGATACGTAATGGGGGCAGGCGATGGCATTCCGGAGGTGCTGCGGCAGGTCGGCATGGATGTGAAGATGATTTCTCCCCAGGAGCTTGCTGGCGGCGATCTGCACAAGTACGGAACCATCGTACTGGGCGTGCGTGCTTACGACACACGCGATGACGTGCGCCGAAACAACAAGCGCCTGCTGGACTACGTTGCGAACGGCGGCACTCTGGTGGTGCAGTACAACTCCGGTGTCGCAGATTTCAATGGCGGCAACTTCACTCCTTATCCGGCCAAGCTCGGGCGTGATCGGGTTACCGTGGAGGAAGCTCCCATGGAACTGCTCGACCCCGGGGACGACGTGTTCGATTTCCCGAATGAACTGACGCAGCGCGATTTCCAGGGATGGGTTCAGGAGCGTGGCTTGTACTTCATGTCAGAGTGGGATGAGCGGTTACATCCGCTACTCGCGTCACATGATCCGGGCGAGCAGCCTCTGCAGGGTGGCTTGCTTCGCGCATCCTACGGACACGGAACGTACATCTACACCGGATTATCTTTCTTCCGTCAATTGCCGAGCGGAGTGCCCGGCGCGGTGCGTCTCTTTGTGAATTTGATGAGTGCCGGACACGAGAGCGGCAGGTAA
- a CDS encoding APC family permease, producing MPTHTAEPSPDKNLVRGVGLGSATALNMIDMIGVGPFITIPLIVGAMGGPQAMLGWVLGAAFAMCDGMIWAELGAAMPASGGSYGYLREIYGGQKWGRLLSFLFIWQLSFSAPLSIASGCIGLSQYAAYIWPSVGRTFFARDMQVMIPFLGPFELRIVVTVATLVAIGTCLLAVLLLYRRITTVGAFSKLLWVGVIGTIVWIIASGLAHFDSKLAFDFPPHAFTPGYEFFTGLGAAMLIATYDYWGYYNVCFFAGEVKDPARNIPRALLISIVAVASIYIVMNISILGVLPWRELDQAAKADQRFYVVATFMQRIHGAWAGTLVSVLIMWTAFASVFSLLLGYSRVPYAAARDGNYFKVFAKVHPTGHFPHISLLALGGVAAAFCFLRLADVIAALVVIRIMIQFLVQAVGVMVLRKRRPDMPRPYRMWLYPLPALLAIVGFLYVMISRKNFLREVRYGLAIIVVGVIVYLIRSYKRREWPFEVTDESAIIAASER from the coding sequence ATGCCAACACACACCGCCGAGCCTTCACCAGATAAGAATCTTGTTCGTGGCGTCGGACTGGGCAGCGCCACAGCGCTGAACATGATCGACATGATCGGCGTCGGCCCGTTCATCACGATCCCGCTAATCGTGGGTGCGATGGGCGGCCCGCAAGCAATGCTGGGCTGGGTGCTGGGCGCGGCATTCGCCATGTGCGACGGGATGATATGGGCAGAGCTGGGCGCGGCCATGCCAGCGTCCGGCGGATCCTACGGCTATCTGCGCGAAATCTATGGCGGGCAGAAGTGGGGAAGGCTGCTCTCGTTCCTCTTTATCTGGCAGTTGTCTTTCAGTGCGCCGCTCTCGATTGCATCCGGCTGTATAGGCCTTTCACAGTACGCTGCGTACATCTGGCCAAGCGTAGGACGAACCTTCTTCGCGCGCGACATGCAGGTGATGATCCCTTTCCTCGGGCCGTTTGAGCTGCGGATCGTGGTAACGGTTGCGACGCTGGTCGCAATCGGCACGTGTTTGCTCGCCGTGTTGCTGCTATATCGTCGCATCACCACCGTTGGCGCTTTTTCCAAGCTGCTTTGGGTTGGCGTGATCGGGACGATCGTATGGATTATCGCCTCGGGGCTTGCGCACTTCGATTCCAAACTGGCGTTTGACTTTCCGCCACATGCATTCACGCCGGGGTACGAATTCTTTACCGGGCTGGGCGCCGCGATGCTGATCGCGACCTACGATTACTGGGGCTATTACAACGTCTGCTTCTTCGCAGGAGAAGTGAAAGACCCGGCCCGCAACATCCCGCGTGCGCTGCTCATCTCAATCGTCGCCGTGGCCTCGATTTATATCGTGATGAACATCAGCATTCTGGGCGTGTTGCCGTGGCGCGAACTGGACCAGGCGGCGAAGGCCGACCAACGCTTCTACGTAGTTGCAACGTTCATGCAGCGTATCCACGGCGCATGGGCAGGAACGCTCGTATCGGTGCTCATCATGTGGACTGCGTTTGCGAGCGTCTTCTCCCTGCTGCTTGGCTACTCCAGGGTGCCGTACGCTGCGGCACGCGATGGCAACTACTTCAAGGTATTCGCAAAAGTCCATCCAACCGGACACTTTCCGCACATCTCGCTGCTGGCGCTTGGCGGCGTGGCGGCGGCATTCTGCTTCCTGCGACTGGCGGATGTGATTGCCGCGCTGGTAGTGATACGCATCATGATCCAGTTCCTGGTGCAGGCCGTGGGAGTCATGGTGTTGCGCAAGCGGCGTCCGGATATGCCCAGACCCTACAGAATGTGGCTCTACCCGCTTCCGGCGCTGTTGGCCATCGTCGGCTTTCTTTACGTGATGATCTCCCGCAAGAACTTCCTGCGGGAAGTGCGCTACGGATTGGCTATCATCGTCGTCGGCGTTATCGTGTACCTCATTCGCAGTTACAAACGTCGCGAATGGCCGTTCGAAGTTACAGACGAGAGCGCAATCATCGCAGCCTCAGAGCGATGA
- a CDS encoding DinB family protein, which produces MKDRKWILAVVLCAASAFAQQQSTTPSAGTATPQAQTQQGPPTVSMVLNRQMSGVESEIVSAADAMPETKFNFVPTNGEFKGVRNFGEQVRHVATTNYMIGAAIMGEKNPVPVGDNENGDAKYKTKAEIVQYLKDSFAYVHKAYNTIDENNLTQFIASPFGSGRTTRLGVAVLNQGHNFDHYGQIVEYLRMNGIIPPASRPR; this is translated from the coding sequence ATGAAAGATCGAAAGTGGATATTGGCAGTTGTGCTGTGCGCCGCGTCCGCGTTTGCGCAGCAACAATCGACCACGCCGTCTGCCGGAACTGCCACACCCCAGGCGCAAACGCAGCAGGGACCGCCAACAGTCAGCATGGTCTTGAACCGGCAGATGTCCGGCGTAGAGAGTGAGATTGTTTCCGCAGCAGATGCTATGCCTGAGACGAAGTTCAACTTTGTGCCGACGAACGGCGAGTTCAAGGGAGTACGTAATTTCGGTGAGCAGGTCCGCCACGTCGCGACTACGAATTACATGATCGGAGCGGCGATCATGGGCGAGAAAAACCCGGTTCCGGTTGGCGACAACGAGAACGGCGATGCCAAGTACAAGACAAAAGCCGAAATCGTACAGTACCTGAAGGATTCTTTCGCGTACGTTCACAAGGCGTACAACACCATTGATGAAAACAATCTGACGCAGTTCATCGCCAGTCCGTTCGGCAGCGGCAGGACCACACGCCTCGGCGTGGCCGTTTTGAACCAGGGACACAACTTCGATCATTATGGCCAGATCGTCGAGTATCTGCGCATGAACGGCATCATTCCGCCCGCCAGCCGTCCGCGGTAG
- a CDS encoding SDR family oxidoreductase: protein MSIFREGLLSGKVAVVTGGGSGINLGIAERMAQLGAKTVLIGRTQEKLDNACAGIRSSGGEAMGLSADVRDFDAMVRVLKVAYEARGAFDILVCGAAGNFPARAADMSANGFKAVIDIDLLGSFHTCRAAYEYLRKPGASIVNISATQAFVPTAFQSHVCAAKAGVDMITRTLAIEWGPEGVRVNSIAPGPIAETEGMRRLAPTPETSSRLQSNIPLGRYGRKDEIGDLAIFLCSDAAEYITGAVMVCDGGQSLVGSGVWVEALGAGADMKKAGKGASQAITRRVGNE, encoded by the coding sequence ATGTCGATCTTTCGTGAAGGACTACTGAGCGGCAAGGTTGCGGTCGTGACCGGTGGAGGCAGTGGGATCAATCTGGGTATCGCCGAGCGAATGGCTCAACTCGGCGCGAAGACGGTCCTGATCGGACGCACGCAGGAAAAGCTCGATAACGCGTGTGCTGGCATCCGCAGCAGCGGCGGTGAAGCGATGGGCCTTTCAGCCGATGTGCGCGACTTTGATGCGATGGTTCGCGTGCTGAAGGTGGCGTACGAGGCGAGGGGAGCGTTCGACATCCTGGTGTGCGGGGCCGCTGGAAACTTTCCTGCGCGTGCGGCTGATATGTCGGCAAACGGATTCAAGGCAGTCATCGACATCGATCTGCTTGGCAGCTTTCACACATGCCGCGCTGCTTACGAATACTTGCGCAAGCCGGGCGCGTCCATCGTCAACATCTCGGCGACACAGGCGTTCGTGCCAACCGCATTTCAGTCGCACGTTTGTGCCGCTAAGGCCGGCGTTGACATGATCACGCGCACGCTCGCGATCGAGTGGGGGCCGGAAGGTGTTCGCGTGAATTCGATTGCACCGGGCCCAATCGCCGAAACCGAAGGCATGCGCCGGCTTGCGCCCACACCGGAAACCTCAAGCCGCTTGCAGAGCAACATTCCACTGGGCCGCTATGGTCGCAAGGACGAGATCGGAGACTTGGCGATATTCCTGTGCAGCGATGCAGCAGAGTACATCACCGGCGCAGTGATGGTCTGCGATGGCGGCCAATCGCTTGTGGGCTCGGGCGTGTGGGTGGAAGCTCTAGGCGCGGGCGCGGATATGAAGAAGGCCGGCAAGGGCGCTAGTCAGGCCATCACACGACGCGTAGGAAACGAATGA
- a CDS encoding GDP-mannose 4,6-dehydratase: MGIKKEGFRSVLIFGGAGFIGSNWAQRLLESTEAKIHIFDNLSRKGSRHNLEFLQRLAGKSGRLQITIGDIREQAKVQRAVKHATEIYHFAAQVAVTTSVVDPRQDFDVNLGGTFNILEAARSGGNNPFLLFTSTNKVYGDLSSGTAVAQGTRYVSRESASGTREDQPLDFHSPYGCSKGAADQYVRDYARIYGLPTVVFRMSCIAGPRQFGNEDQGWVAHFLYSALLGIPVTIFGSGLQVRDVLHVNDLLRAFDAARENRLTTHGQIYNIGGGPPNAVSLIELISKIEELTSLNVHCESNDSRPGDQLIYITDHSKLTRDTAWRPEINVRGVLESLHAWFKRNRDFFAATRAPELPSAVSLAAAELGRSA; encoded by the coding sequence ATGGGGATTAAAAAGGAAGGTTTTCGCTCGGTGCTGATCTTCGGTGGGGCGGGGTTCATCGGTTCGAACTGGGCACAGCGGCTCTTGGAAAGCACCGAGGCCAAGATACACATATTCGACAACCTCTCACGTAAGGGCTCTCGCCACAACCTTGAGTTTCTTCAGCGGCTGGCTGGCAAGTCGGGACGCCTGCAAATTACGATTGGCGACATTCGCGAGCAGGCGAAGGTTCAGCGGGCAGTGAAGCACGCGACCGAGATATACCACTTCGCGGCGCAGGTCGCCGTCACTACTTCGGTTGTCGATCCGCGGCAGGATTTCGATGTCAATCTCGGAGGTACGTTCAACATCCTGGAAGCGGCGCGGTCCGGGGGCAACAATCCGTTTTTGCTGTTCACTTCCACAAACAAGGTTTATGGCGATCTCTCCAGCGGTACGGCGGTGGCGCAGGGGACGCGGTATGTGTCGCGCGAGAGCGCAAGCGGAACGCGCGAGGACCAACCCCTCGACTTCCACTCTCCTTACGGATGCTCGAAGGGCGCAGCCGACCAGTACGTGCGCGATTACGCGCGCATCTATGGCCTGCCCACGGTGGTGTTCCGCATGTCGTGCATCGCGGGGCCCCGCCAGTTCGGCAATGAAGATCAGGGCTGGGTCGCGCACTTCCTCTACTCTGCGCTGCTCGGAATCCCTGTCACGATCTTCGGCAGCGGATTGCAAGTTCGGGACGTGCTTCACGTCAATGACCTGCTCAGAGCTTTCGACGCTGCCCGTGAGAACCGCCTGACGACGCATGGACAGATCTACAACATTGGCGGAGGTCCGCCGAACGCCGTGTCACTCATTGAACTGATTTCGAAAATCGAGGAGCTCACGAGTTTGAACGTGCATTGCGAAAGCAATGATTCGCGGCCTGGCGATCAGCTTATTTACATCACCGACCACTCCAAGTTGACGCGCGACACAGCCTGGAGGCCAGAGATTAACGTGCGAGGAGTACTCGAATCTCTGCATGCCTGGTTCAAGCGCAACCGCGACTTCTTTGCCGCAACGCGTGCCCCGGAGCTTCCTTCGGCCGTGTCGCTGGCTGCCGCGGAACTCGGACGTTCGGCGTAG
- a CDS encoding TIGR04295 family B12-binding domain-containing radical SAM protein → MRYALVNPNWNFEGSTYFGCRDPHTPLELLFAFDKVREARNDAVLVDAQTDDLTLEQTRERVGAFDPDFLVIPSAPSYLFWRCPPPELRVPIEWFAGIGGRAKKVLIGPHASATPSSALRKTGADVVLRGEPDQAIADLASMPWSAIDGCCYRDERGEHISASLGVVDMRTLKALDFDNYNVEAHRHRHHVFFGQGRGAELEFARGCPWACTFCNKTLFRNKFRERDVSEVLIEVDRLIARGVDYIYFIDEIFGVGKNVRRLLEGIAERNVQIGFQTRIDLWDEETLDLLGRARCISMECGIESITEEGRDELNKNCRMGTERITELLIYARQRIPWVQANLILTEKDDKEEIRLWQENLKAHGVWVSEPVPMFPFPGSPLYVQTFGALPDDDAWERAHSFYTSIFNNKGYSDIQEQRPVPLVQLETSAAGGYERELTQSDS, encoded by the coding sequence ATGAGATACGCTCTGGTAAATCCAAACTGGAATTTCGAAGGTTCCACGTACTTCGGCTGCCGCGATCCCCATACTCCACTCGAACTGCTATTCGCGTTTGACAAGGTGCGCGAAGCCAGGAACGACGCTGTGCTCGTGGATGCCCAGACGGACGATCTCACACTGGAGCAAACGCGAGAGCGCGTGGGTGCCTTCGATCCTGACTTCCTGGTCATCCCCTCGGCTCCTTCGTATCTGTTCTGGCGTTGTCCTCCCCCTGAACTGCGTGTGCCGATCGAGTGGTTTGCCGGAATCGGTGGTCGTGCGAAGAAAGTGCTGATAGGACCTCATGCGTCGGCGACGCCCTCGTCGGCGCTTCGCAAGACCGGTGCCGATGTGGTGCTTCGCGGTGAACCGGATCAGGCGATTGCCGATTTGGCTTCGATGCCATGGAGCGCCATCGATGGTTGCTGCTATCGCGACGAGAGGGGCGAGCACATCAGCGCAAGCCTCGGCGTGGTGGACATGAGGACTCTCAAAGCGCTCGACTTCGACAATTACAACGTGGAGGCGCACCGGCATCGCCACCATGTGTTCTTCGGCCAAGGTCGCGGCGCGGAGTTGGAATTCGCCCGTGGATGTCCGTGGGCCTGCACCTTCTGTAATAAAACGCTTTTCCGCAACAAGTTTCGCGAACGCGACGTGAGTGAAGTCCTGATTGAGGTGGACCGGCTGATTGCGCGCGGCGTTGACTACATCTACTTCATCGACGAAATTTTCGGCGTTGGCAAGAACGTGCGCCGCCTGCTGGAAGGCATTGCCGAGCGCAACGTGCAGATAGGCTTCCAGACGCGCATCGATCTCTGGGACGAAGAAACGCTGGATCTGCTTGGACGCGCTCGCTGCATTTCGATGGAGTGCGGCATAGAGTCCATCACCGAGGAAGGGCGCGACGAACTCAACAAGAACTGCCGCATGGGTACCGAACGGATCACGGAGTTGCTGATATATGCCAGGCAGCGCATTCCCTGGGTGCAGGCGAACTTGATCCTTACGGAAAAAGACGACAAGGAAGAAATTCGCCTCTGGCAGGAGAACCTGAAGGCACATGGCGTGTGGGTGAGTGAACCGGTTCCCATGTTCCCGTTCCCCGGCAGTCCTCTTTACGTGCAGACCTTTGGTGCGCTGCCAGACGATGACGCGTGGGAACGCGCGCACTCGTTTTATACATCGATCTTCAACAACAAGGGGTATAGCGACATTCAGGAACAGCGTCCCGTTCCGCTCGTGCAGTTGGAGACGAGTGCTGCGGGCGGGTACGAACGTGAGTTGACGCAATCCGATTCTTAG
- a CDS encoding UDP-glucose/GDP-mannose dehydrogenase family protein, with amino-acid sequence MRIAIIGSGYVGLVAAACFAELGHNVTCVDNDAEKIAALDAGEATIHEEFLPELLARHRGKRLTFTTSLADAVRVSSVIVIAVGTPPADSGESDLSVLESVCHDIAHEVDSFKVVVVKSTVPVGTNQWVRRIMIRYGAPQGSFDVASNPEFLREGSAVTDFLYPDRIIVGSDHERCTMMLQALYEPLTSGRYARRKDAIPPPDEAPIPANLLVSSARSAEIVKHASNAFLAMKISFINAVANICESAGADVQEVCEGMGADARIGPRFLRPGIGYGGSCFPKDLTSFRSVARECGYDFRLLEEVMRINEEQRRAFLRKVRSALWTLKGKRLAVLGLAFKGGTDDIRESPAIAVIQMLLKERCEVIAYDPAATDRARLEFCADAKIRFADSAYDAAKNADALLILTDWEEFGSLDFERLRVELRHPIIIDGRNMYTREALAAQGFSYFSVGRQECVPASTAASASSAVNPANLSPTAKDTTEAA; translated from the coding sequence ATGAGAATTGCGATCATTGGCTCCGGGTATGTTGGTTTGGTGGCGGCTGCCTGCTTTGCGGAACTCGGCCATAACGTAACTTGCGTTGACAATGATGCCGAGAAAATTGCGGCGCTGGACGCAGGCGAAGCCACCATCCACGAGGAGTTTCTTCCCGAACTGCTTGCGCGGCATAGGGGCAAGCGCCTTACGTTCACGACATCTCTTGCTGACGCCGTTCGCGTAAGTTCCGTGATAGTGATCGCCGTCGGAACACCGCCTGCCGATAGCGGGGAATCTGACCTGTCGGTGCTGGAGTCGGTGTGTCATGACATTGCACACGAGGTGGATAGTTTCAAAGTTGTGGTTGTGAAGAGCACGGTACCGGTCGGTACAAATCAGTGGGTGCGCCGCATCATGATTCGTTATGGAGCGCCGCAGGGCTCGTTCGATGTCGCTTCGAATCCCGAGTTTTTGCGTGAAGGCAGCGCGGTGACGGATTTCCTCTACCCCGACCGCATCATCGTCGGCTCGGACCACGAGCGTTGCACCATGATGCTCCAGGCCTTGTATGAGCCGCTAACCAGCGGGCGTTATGCCCGCCGCAAGGATGCCATTCCGCCGCCCGACGAAGCGCCTATACCGGCGAACCTCCTTGTGAGCAGTGCGCGCAGCGCGGAGATTGTGAAGCACGCTTCGAATGCCTTCCTTGCCATGAAAATCTCGTTCATCAACGCCGTTGCCAATATCTGCGAGTCGGCCGGCGCCGATGTACAGGAAGTGTGCGAAGGCATGGGTGCGGACGCACGAATTGGTCCGCGTTTCCTTCGTCCCGGCATAGGCTATGGCGGATCGTGCTTCCCAAAAGACTTGACGTCGTTCCGCTCGGTGGCCCGCGAGTGTGGCTATGACTTCCGGCTGCTCGAAGAAGTGATGCGCATCAACGAGGAGCAGCGGCGCGCTTTCCTTCGCAAAGTGCGTAGCGCGCTGTGGACATTGAAAGGGAAGCGGCTCGCAGTTCTCGGGTTGGCGTTCAAGGGCGGCACTGACGATATCCGCGAGTCACCGGCCATCGCGGTCATTCAGATGTTGTTGAAGGAGCGTTGTGAAGTCATTGCCTATGACCCGGCCGCGACGGATCGCGCACGACTGGAGTTCTGCGCGGACGCGAAGATTCGCTTCGCGGATAGCGCCTACGACGCTGCAAAAAATGCGGACGCTCTGCTAATTCTTACGGACTGGGAGGAGTTCGGCTCCCTCGATTTCGAGAGGCTTCGAGTGGAGTTGCGCCATCCCATCATCATCGACGGACGCAACATGTACACCAGGGAAGCATTGGCAGCGCAGGGCTTCTCGTATTTCAGCGTCGGACGGCAGGAATGTGTGCCGGCATCGACGGCCGCCAGCGCCAGCTCTGCGGTAAACCCAGCCAACTTGTCCCCGACCGCGAAGGACACGACCGAAGCCGCTTAG
- a CDS encoding division/cell wall cluster transcriptional repressor MraZ, translating into MFRGNHPTRVDDKGRLKVPAEFKRVIEEKYGAQFYITSLDGKIAKVYPFEEWQQIEQKLASQSDFNAAKKRFLDRTNYYGQVVEMDGQGRLLIPGLLRDAAELKGEVAVVGNLKYLELRNMEAYRKQLDEEPFTAEDAAALSNLGI; encoded by the coding sequence ATGTTTCGTGGAAATCACCCAACTCGAGTCGACGATAAGGGCCGTTTGAAGGTCCCCGCGGAATTCAAGCGCGTCATCGAGGAGAAGTATGGGGCGCAATTTTACATCACTTCTTTAGACGGCAAAATTGCCAAAGTTTATCCCTTTGAGGAATGGCAACAGATCGAGCAGAAGCTGGCTTCGCAGTCGGACTTCAATGCCGCGAAGAAGAGATTTTTGGATCGGACCAACTATTACGGTCAGGTAGTGGAGATGGATGGGCAGGGAAGGTTGTTGATCCCCGGCCTGCTGCGTGACGCAGCCGAACTCAAGGGCGAAGTGGCGGTGGTCGGCAACCTTAAGTACCTCGAACTGAGGAACATGGAAGCCTATCGCAAGCAACTTGACGAGGAGCCGTTCACGGCGGAAGACGCAGCAGCTCTCTCTAACTTGGGCATTTAG